A stretch of the Rhodohalobacter mucosus genome encodes the following:
- a CDS encoding serine/threonine-protein kinase yields MYKYWNEIEELINRTLVLEPAERISYLKETCSGNQEMLEEAIDYLSFIEKAERENYLDNSLASSDTFGKEMSGLLAGQDELRHIIGKKVGPYEIKKLLGEGGMGSVYLAERVDGDFEQKAAIKFLRGGFFSPYLRERFRREKNALSRLQHPNIARLLDGGITPEGSPYFIMEYVEGTPIHRYCDEHKLSINNRLDLFMQVCEAVQHAHSKLVIHRDLKPENILVTAGGQVKVMDFGIAKLLSTDGETDPDAPDITRQGHVVASFDIAAPEQLASGESTVRTDVYGLGALLYLLVTGNTLFRFTGRESLQQAEKIVRETEPSRPSESEDPSAGSISRDLDAIILKAVRKQADDRYASVTHFREDLHRYRHKLPVEARKGTLRYRAGRFIRRNAYPLAGAAALLIAISGFTFYHVDRLTQERNLANAEAEKVRQIRDLMIDIFSANDPRSASFATIDLTVSQALSMGINRVTENFSENPEVNLELLSAIGATLTNVEDYENAFTAYMYALDQTEQQFGRNSPEYSVALTSMADLMSKSDSLNRALEYADESIVVLEEADDATTLDVANRYGTKGYIQGRMGQFEDARATLETADSLYRADGYDQTLGYYRNLSNLADLYTAMRNFEAAEEALLTSTQYYESIYDGMHDDIVTNTSKLGNLYLRMSQNKKAEEYLLRALELRKQYYGENSTSTATTHSYLFSNYRVLDEPEKALYHATRYAEINLSIHGEESVYYSHALNQTGLARKEAGDIAGAERDFMESIRIKKEILPANSTYLGVTYYNMGDLLHGTGDYLRALDYFERVLEIDMENYGADHPEIALDLTKIGVVQRDMEQFDEALETFGRAGEIYEAKYPETHYRKGQYHMEVGKLYAMKEQNADALEHFNAALAINRSNFDETHSAVVEAREWAERMGDGR; encoded by the coding sequence ATGTACAAATACTGGAACGAGATTGAAGAGCTGATCAACCGCACCCTAGTTCTGGAGCCGGCGGAGCGGATTTCCTACCTCAAAGAAACCTGCAGCGGCAATCAGGAGATGCTGGAGGAGGCGATCGACTATCTTTCCTTCATTGAAAAGGCCGAACGCGAAAACTACCTGGACAACAGCCTTGCTTCATCGGACACCTTCGGCAAGGAGATGTCCGGCCTGCTGGCGGGGCAGGACGAACTCAGGCACATCATCGGCAAAAAAGTGGGTCCCTATGAGATCAAAAAGCTGCTGGGCGAGGGCGGCATGGGGTCGGTATACCTCGCAGAACGCGTGGACGGAGACTTTGAGCAGAAAGCCGCGATCAAATTCTTGCGCGGCGGCTTCTTCTCCCCCTATCTGCGCGAGCGGTTCCGCAGGGAAAAAAACGCCCTCTCACGGCTGCAGCACCCCAATATCGCGCGGCTGCTCGACGGGGGTATTACACCCGAGGGGTCTCCCTATTTCATCATGGAATATGTGGAGGGAACACCGATCCACCGCTATTGTGACGAGCATAAGCTGTCAATCAATAACCGCCTGGACTTGTTTATGCAGGTGTGTGAGGCCGTGCAGCACGCTCATTCCAAACTGGTGATCCACCGCGACCTGAAACCGGAAAACATCCTGGTTACCGCAGGCGGGCAGGTGAAGGTGATGGATTTTGGCATCGCCAAGCTGCTTTCCACTGACGGCGAAACCGATCCCGATGCACCGGATATCACGCGTCAGGGACATGTTGTGGCCAGCTTTGACATTGCAGCTCCCGAGCAGCTGGCCTCCGGCGAGTCGACCGTACGCACAGACGTGTACGGCCTCGGAGCTCTGCTCTACCTATTGGTTACCGGCAACACCCTATTCCGTTTTACAGGCCGCGAATCGCTGCAGCAGGCCGAGAAGATTGTGCGGGAAACAGAGCCCTCCCGTCCTTCGGAATCGGAAGACCCGTCTGCTGGCTCCATATCGCGTGATTTGGACGCCATTATTCTAAAAGCGGTTCGTAAACAAGCGGACGACCGCTACGCCTCGGTTACCCATTTTCGTGAAGACCTGCACCGTTACCGGCATAAACTGCCCGTGGAGGCCCGTAAAGGCACACTCCGCTACCGCGCCGGACGCTTCATCCGGCGAAACGCCTATCCCCTGGCGGGTGCCGCAGCCCTGCTGATCGCGATCAGCGGATTTACGTTTTATCATGTGGACCGGCTCACGCAGGAGCGCAATCTGGCCAATGCGGAAGCGGAGAAAGTCCGCCAGATCCGGGATCTGATGATCGACATTTTTTCCGCCAACGATCCGCGGTCGGCTTCGTTTGCCACGATTGACCTGACGGTCAGCCAGGCGCTTTCGATGGGCATCAACAGGGTTACCGAAAACTTTTCGGAGAACCCGGAAGTGAACCTGGAGCTTCTGTCGGCAATCGGCGCAACACTGACCAATGTGGAGGATTATGAGAATGCGTTCACTGCGTACATGTATGCCCTCGACCAGACGGAACAGCAGTTTGGACGCAACAGCCCGGAGTACTCCGTAGCACTGACCAGTATGGCCGACCTGATGTCCAAATCCGACAGCCTCAACCGCGCGCTGGAGTATGCCGATGAATCGATTGTGGTTCTTGAAGAGGCCGACGATGCAACGACCCTGGATGTAGCCAACCGTTACGGAACCAAAGGATATATTCAGGGACGGATGGGACAATTTGAAGATGCCAGGGCCACACTTGAAACCGCCGATAGTCTCTATAGGGCCGACGGCTACGACCAGACCCTGGGTTACTATCGCAACCTGAGCAACCTGGCAGATCTCTACACGGCCATGAGAAATTTTGAGGCTGCCGAAGAGGCCCTGCTCACATCCACTCAGTATTATGAGTCCATCTATGACGGGATGCACGACGACATAGTCACCAATACCTCCAAGCTGGGGAATCTCTACCTCCGGATGAGCCAGAATAAAAAAGCGGAGGAGTACCTTTTGCGGGCACTCGAGCTCAGAAAGCAGTATTACGGTGAAAACAGTACGTCCACAGCCACAACGCACTCCTACCTCTTCTCGAACTACCGTGTGCTGGATGAGCCGGAAAAAGCGCTCTATCACGCCACTCGATACGCGGAGATCAACCTGTCGATCCACGGGGAAGAGAGCGTGTATTACTCACATGCCCTCAATCAAACTGGTCTGGCAAGAAAGGAGGCGGGTGATATCGCCGGTGCGGAGCGGGATTTTATGGAGTCGATCCGCATCAAGAAAGAGATTTTGCCGGCCAACAGCACCTATCTGGGGGTGACTTATTACAACATGGGCGACCTGCTGCACGGCACGGGCGACTATCTTCGCGCGCTGGACTATTTTGAGCGGGTGCTGGAGATCGACATGGAAAATTACGGTGCCGATCATCCGGAAATTGCCCTCGATCTGACCAAGATAGGCGTGGTGCAGCGCGACATGGAGCAGTTCGACGAGGCGCTTGAAACCTTCGGCCGGGCCGGGGAGATCTATGAGGCGAAATATCCCGAGACCCACTATCGAAAGGGGCAGTACCATATGGAAGTCGGGAAGCTGTATGCCATGAAGGAGCAAAACGCTGATGCGCTTGAGCATTTTAACGCGGCGCT